A portion of the Pectobacterium brasiliense genome contains these proteins:
- a CDS encoding VOC family protein has product MLKLLDVHHIAVIASNYERSKAFYCGVLGFTLNNEIYREARQSWKGDLSLNGRYIIELFSFPHPPARVSRPEACGLRHLAFAVADIEQAVALLEQAGVICEPVRIDPETQQRFTFFSDPDGLPLELYEI; this is encoded by the coding sequence ATGCTGAAGCTGCTTGATGTCCATCACATTGCGGTTATTGCCTCTAACTATGAACGCAGCAAGGCGTTTTACTGTGGTGTGCTAGGGTTTACGTTGAACAACGAAATCTACCGTGAAGCGCGGCAGTCGTGGAAAGGGGATCTCTCGCTGAATGGGCGTTATATCATTGAGCTATTTTCTTTCCCCCACCCACCTGCGCGCGTGAGCCGCCCGGAAGCCTGCGGCCTGCGCCATCTGGCTTTTGCGGTAGCTGACATTGAACAGGCTGTTGCCTTGCTGGAACAGGCTGGCGTTATTTGTGAACCTGTCCGGATCGATCCTGAAACGCAGCAGCGCTTCACCTTTTTCTCCGATCCTGACGGCTTGCCTTTAGAACTGTATGAGATCTGA
- the accA gene encoding acetyl-CoA carboxylase carboxyl transferase subunit alpha, with the protein MSLNFLDFEQPIAELEAKIDSLTAVSRQDEKLDINLDEEVQRLREKSVELTRKIFADLGAWQVAQLARHPQRPYTLDYIKHIFTDFDELAGDRAYADDKAIVGGIARLDGRPVMIIGHQKGRETKEKIRRNFGMPAPEGYRKALRLMEMADRFKMPIITFIDTPGAYPGVGAEERGQSEAIARNLREMSTLRVPIICTVIGEGGSGGALAIGVGDKVNMLQYSTYSVISPEGCASILWKSADKAPLAAEAMGIIAPRLKELKLIDTVIPEPLGSAHRNVPAMAESLKAQLLADLLDLDGLTEEELLNRRYQRLMNYGYC; encoded by the coding sequence ATGAGTCTGAATTTTCTTGATTTTGAGCAGCCGATTGCAGAGTTGGAAGCGAAAATTGACTCGCTGACCGCAGTCAGCCGTCAAGACGAAAAATTAGATATTAATCTGGACGAAGAAGTCCAGCGCCTGCGTGAGAAGAGCGTTGAACTGACGCGCAAAATCTTCGCCGATTTGGGTGCCTGGCAGGTTGCGCAATTAGCGCGCCATCCACAACGTCCTTATACGCTTGATTATATTAAGCATATCTTTACCGACTTTGATGAATTGGCTGGCGATCGTGCCTATGCCGATGATAAAGCCATTGTTGGTGGGATTGCTCGTTTGGATGGGCGTCCGGTGATGATCATTGGTCATCAGAAAGGGCGTGAGACCAAAGAAAAGATTCGCCGTAATTTCGGCATGCCTGCACCAGAAGGCTATCGCAAAGCGCTGCGCCTGATGGAAATGGCCGATCGCTTCAAGATGCCGATCATCACCTTCATCGACACGCCGGGAGCTTATCCGGGCGTGGGCGCAGAAGAACGCGGTCAGTCTGAGGCTATCGCGCGCAACCTGCGTGAAATGTCGACGCTGCGTGTACCAATCATCTGTACCGTTATCGGCGAAGGGGGTTCCGGTGGTGCATTGGCTATCGGCGTTGGCGACAAGGTCAATATGTTGCAGTACAGCACCTACTCGGTGATTTCACCGGAAGGTTGTGCGTCTATCCTGTGGAAGAGCGCAGATAAAGCGCCGCTGGCTGCCGAAGCCATGGGCATTATTGCGCCGCGTCTGAAAGAGCTGAAACTGATCGATACCGTGATTCCTGAGCCGTTAGGTTCGGCGCACCGTAACGTCCCAGCGATGGCAGAGTCTCTGAAAGCACAGCTGCTGGCCGACCTGCTCGACCTCGACGGCCTGACAGAAGAAGAGCTGTTGAACCGCCGCTATCAGCGTTTGATGAACTATGGTTACTGTTAA
- the dnaE gene encoding DNA polymerase III subunit alpha, translating to MAEPRFVHLRVHSDYSMIDGLAKVGPLVKKAAALGMPALAITDFTNLCGLVKFYGGAHGAGIKPIIGADFCVESDELGDELAHLTVLAMNNAGYQNLTLLISHAYQRGYGAAGPTIDRDWLVEHQEGLILLSGGRRGDVGRFLLRGNQTQAEQCLAFYQEHFPQRYYLELIRTSRPDEESYLHAAVELATKHGVPVVATNEVCFISTDDFDAHEIRVAIHDGYTLDDPKRPRNYSPQQYMRSEEEMCELFADIPEALANSVEIAKRCNVTIRLGEYFLPQFPTGDMSTEDFLVQCSKKGLEERLEFLFPDPEVRAERRPEYDERLDIELGVINQMGFPGYFLIVMEFIQWSKDNDVPVGPGRGSGAGSLVAYALKITDLDPLEFDLLFERFLNPERVSMPDFDVDFCMEKRDKVIDHVAEMYGRDAVSQIITFGTMAAKAVIRDVGRVLGHPYGFVDRISKLVPPDPGMTLEKAFAAEPQLPEIYEADEEVKALIDMARKLEGVTRNAGKHAGGVVISPTKITDFAPLYCDAEGNHPVTQFDKNDVEYAGLVKFDFLGLRTLTIIDWALGMINARRAKQGLEPIDIAAIPLEDKKSFDMLQRSETTAVFQLESRGMKDLIKRLKPDCFEDMIALVALFRPGPLQSGMVDNFIDRKHGREAISYPDIEWQHESLKPVLEPTYGIILYQEQVMQIAQVLAGYTLGGADMLRRAMGKKNPVEMAKQRGGFEDGAKSRGVNGELAVKIFDLVEKFAGYGFNKSHSAAYALVSYQTLWLKAHYPAEFMAAVMTADMDNTDKVVGLVDECWRMGLKILPPDINSGLYHFHVNDDGEIVYGIGAIKGVGEGPIEAIIEARNQGGYFRELFDLCARTDIKKLNRRVLEKLIMSGAFDRLGPHRAALMNSLPDALKAADQHAKAEAIGQVDMFGVLADAPEQVEQSYSTVPPWPEQVVLDGERETLGLYLTGHPITQYIKEIERYASGVRLKDMHPTDRGKMTTAVGLVLAARVMVTKRGNRIGVCTLDDRSGRLEIMLFTDALEKYQHLLEKDRILIASGQVSFDDFSGGLKMTVRELMDISEAREKYARGLAISLTDRQIDDQLLNRLRQSLEPHRSGTIPVHLYYQREDARARLRFGAAWRVTPADALLNELRTLVGNEQVELEFD from the coding sequence ATGGCCGAACCACGTTTTGTTCACCTGCGTGTTCACAGTGACTATTCCATGATCGATGGGCTGGCCAAAGTCGGTCCGCTGGTAAAAAAAGCGGCGGCACTCGGCATGCCAGCGCTGGCGATTACTGATTTTACCAACCTGTGTGGGCTGGTTAAATTCTATGGCGGCGCGCATGGCGCGGGAATCAAGCCCATTATCGGCGCAGATTTCTGTGTCGAAAGCGACGAGTTGGGGGATGAGCTCGCGCATCTCACCGTCCTAGCCATGAATAATGCTGGCTACCAGAATCTTACGCTGCTGATTTCCCACGCTTATCAACGAGGTTATGGCGCTGCCGGGCCGACGATTGACCGGGATTGGCTTGTTGAACATCAGGAAGGGCTGATTTTACTGTCTGGCGGCCGCCGGGGTGATGTCGGTCGGTTTTTGCTGCGTGGTAACCAGACGCAGGCCGAGCAGTGTCTGGCCTTCTATCAGGAACACTTCCCTCAGCGTTACTATTTGGAACTGATCCGCACGTCCCGCCCCGATGAAGAAAGCTATTTGCACGCCGCCGTCGAACTAGCGACGAAGCACGGGGTGCCCGTGGTGGCAACCAATGAAGTGTGTTTTATCAGCACCGATGATTTTGACGCTCACGAAATCCGCGTGGCTATTCACGATGGCTACACGCTTGACGATCCCAAACGTCCACGTAATTACAGCCCACAGCAGTACATGCGTTCCGAAGAAGAAATGTGCGAGCTGTTTGCGGATATCCCTGAAGCACTGGCGAATAGCGTTGAAATTGCCAAGCGCTGTAACGTAACGATTCGTCTGGGTGAATATTTCCTGCCGCAGTTCCCAACGGGCGACATGAGTACGGAAGATTTTCTGGTTCAGTGCTCGAAAAAGGGGCTGGAGGAGCGTCTTGAATTCCTGTTCCCCGATCCGGAAGTGCGCGCTGAGCGTCGGCCTGAATATGATGAGCGTCTGGATATTGAACTGGGCGTTATCAACCAGATGGGATTCCCTGGCTACTTCCTGATCGTAATGGAATTTATTCAGTGGTCGAAGGATAACGATGTGCCTGTTGGACCGGGACGTGGTTCCGGTGCGGGTTCGTTAGTGGCCTATGCGCTGAAAATCACCGATCTGGATCCGCTGGAATTCGACCTGCTGTTCGAACGCTTCCTCAATCCTGAACGTGTTTCCATGCCTGACTTTGACGTCGATTTCTGTATGGAAAAACGCGACAAAGTCATCGATCATGTCGCGGAAATGTACGGGCGTGATGCGGTATCGCAGATTATCACCTTCGGTACGATGGCGGCGAAAGCGGTTATTCGTGACGTAGGGCGCGTGCTTGGGCACCCTTATGGGTTTGTCGATCGTATTTCAAAGCTGGTGCCGCCCGATCCGGGCATGACACTGGAAAAAGCGTTTGCTGCTGAACCGCAACTGCCGGAAATTTATGAAGCCGATGAGGAAGTTAAGGCCCTCATCGATATGGCACGTAAGCTCGAAGGCGTAACGCGTAACGCCGGTAAACATGCGGGTGGGGTGGTGATATCCCCCACCAAGATTACCGATTTCGCGCCGCTATATTGCGATGCGGAAGGCAACCATCCGGTTACCCAGTTCGATAAGAACGACGTGGAATATGCCGGGCTGGTGAAGTTCGACTTCCTTGGTCTGCGTACGCTGACCATCATCGACTGGGCGCTGGGGATGATTAACGCCCGTCGCGCGAAGCAAGGGTTGGAACCGATTGATATTGCGGCGATTCCGCTCGAAGATAAGAAAAGCTTCGACATGCTGCAACGCTCGGAAACCACAGCGGTATTCCAGCTTGAATCGCGCGGCATGAAAGATCTGATCAAACGTCTTAAGCCCGACTGCTTTGAAGATATGATCGCACTGGTGGCGCTGTTCCGCCCTGGTCCGCTGCAATCCGGCATGGTAGATAACTTCATCGACCGTAAGCATGGCCGTGAAGCGATCTCGTATCCTGATATCGAATGGCAACACGAGTCACTCAAGCCTGTTCTGGAGCCGACCTACGGCATTATCCTGTATCAGGAACAGGTCATGCAGATTGCGCAGGTTCTGGCGGGCTATACGCTGGGCGGCGCGGATATGCTGCGTCGTGCGATGGGGAAAAAGAACCCGGTCGAAATGGCGAAGCAGCGTGGTGGCTTCGAAGATGGTGCCAAATCTCGCGGTGTGAACGGCGAATTGGCGGTTAAGATTTTCGACCTGGTGGAAAAATTCGCTGGTTATGGCTTTAATAAATCTCACTCCGCGGCCTATGCGCTGGTGTCTTACCAAACACTATGGCTGAAGGCGCACTATCCGGCAGAATTCATGGCGGCCGTAATGACGGCCGATATGGATAACACGGATAAAGTGGTCGGTCTGGTTGATGAATGCTGGCGGATGGGGTTAAAAATCCTGCCTCCGGACATCAACAGCGGGCTGTATCACTTCCACGTTAATGACGATGGCGAGATTGTTTACGGCATCGGTGCGATTAAAGGCGTGGGTGAAGGTCCGATTGAGGCGATTATCGAAGCGCGTAATCAGGGCGGCTATTTTAGAGAGCTGTTTGATCTCTGCGCACGTACCGACATTAAAAAGCTGAACCGCCGCGTGCTGGAAAAGCTGATTATGTCTGGGGCGTTTGACCGTCTGGGGCCGCATCGCGCTGCGTTGATGAATTCATTGCCTGACGCGCTGAAGGCTGCCGATCAGCATGCGAAAGCAGAAGCGATTGGTCAGGTGGATATGTTCGGCGTGTTGGCTGATGCCCCTGAACAGGTTGAGCAATCCTACAGTACGGTGCCACCGTGGCCGGAGCAGGTGGTGCTGGATGGTGAACGGGAAACGCTGGGGCTGTACCTGACCGGCCACCCGATCACGCAATATATTAAGGAAATTGAACGCTATGCCAGTGGCGTACGTTTGAAAGATATGCACCCGACGGATCGGGGTAAAATGACCACTGCCGTTGGGCTGGTGTTGGCGGCCCGCGTCATGGTCACCAAGCGGGGTAACCGTATTGGTGTCTGTACATTGGACGATCGTTCCGGTCGCCTTGAGATAATGCTGTTTACCGATGCATTGGAAAAATATCAGCATTTACTTGAGAAAGACCGTATCCTTATCGCCAGTGGACAGGTCAGCTTTGATGACTTCAGCGGCGGGCTTAAAATGACCGTCCGAGAGTTAATGGATATCAGTGAAGCGCGGGAAAAATACGCGCGCGGGCTTGCTATCTCGCTGACTGACAGGCAAATTGATGACCAGCTATTAAACCGTCTCCGCCAATCGTTGGAACCCCACCGATCGGGGACGATCCCAGTGCATCTCTATTACCAGCGTGAAGATGCGCGCGCCCGACTACGTTTCGGCGCAGCATGGCGTGTAACGCCTGCCGATGCGCTACTGAACGAGCTGCGCACATTAGTGGGTAATGAGCAGGTGGAACTGGAATTTGACTAA
- the rnhB gene encoding ribonuclease HII has protein sequence MSEIFVYPQASCIAGVDEVGRGPLVGAVVTAAVILDPTRPIVGLADSKKLSEKRRLSLYDEIKEKALAWSLGRAEPEEIDQLNILHATMLAMQRAVAGLAVVPDFVLIDGNRCPALPMPAQAVVKGDSRVAEISAASIMAKVTRDREMVELDQRFPAYGFAQHKGYPTAFHLEKLAALGATEFHRRSFAPVRRALGLA, from the coding sequence ATGAGTGAAATATTTGTCTATCCGCAGGCGAGTTGTATCGCTGGCGTTGATGAAGTAGGCCGCGGCCCTTTGGTTGGTGCGGTCGTGACGGCTGCGGTGATTCTTGACCCGACTAGGCCAATTGTCGGGCTGGCGGACTCCAAAAAGCTGAGTGAAAAACGTCGACTGTCGCTCTATGATGAAATCAAAGAGAAGGCATTGGCGTGGAGCCTTGGCCGTGCGGAGCCGGAAGAGATTGACCAATTGAATATCCTGCATGCTACCATGCTGGCAATGCAGCGTGCGGTTGCTGGCTTGGCTGTCGTGCCTGATTTTGTTCTCATTGACGGCAATCGTTGCCCGGCTTTGCCGATGCCCGCTCAGGCGGTCGTGAAAGGGGATAGCCGTGTGGCAGAAATCAGCGCGGCCTCGATTATGGCGAAAGTGACTCGCGATCGTGAGATGGTCGAGTTGGATCAACGCTTCCCTGCTTATGGTTTTGCCCAACACAAAGGTTATCCAACGGCTTTTCATCTGGAGAAACTGGCCGCACTGGGTGCCACTGAGTTTCATCGTCGGAGCTTCGCGCCAGTCAGACGTGCATTAGGTCTGGCGTAA
- the lpxB gene encoding lipid-A-disaccharide synthase, whose translation MSSRPLTIGLVAGETSGDILGAGLIRALKEKVPDARFVGVAGPRMQAEGCEAWYEMEELAVMGIVEVLGRLPRLLKIRRDLTQRFSELQPDVFVGIDAPDFNITLEGNLKKRGINTIHYVSPSVWAWRQKRVFKIGKATNLVLAFLPFEKAFYDRFNVPCRFIGHTMADAMPLHPDKLAARATLGIAPDVPCLALLPGSRGAEVEMLSEDFLNTAVLLRQHFPDLEIVVPLVNSKRREQFERIKSSVAPDVHVHLLDGQAREAMIASDAALLASGTAALECMLAKCPMVVGYRMKPFTFWLAQRLVKTPWVSLPNLLAGRELVAEQLQTDCTPDKLAAALLPLFANTEKMAELRATFVDLHQQIRCNADEQAAQAVLELVKPC comes from the coding sequence ATGTCATCACGTCCTTTGACTATTGGGCTGGTCGCCGGAGAAACTTCCGGCGACATCCTTGGCGCAGGTCTGATCCGGGCGCTTAAAGAAAAGGTGCCTGATGCGCGGTTTGTCGGCGTTGCCGGGCCACGTATGCAGGCCGAAGGCTGTGAAGCCTGGTACGAGATGGAAGAGCTGGCTGTCATGGGCATTGTTGAGGTGCTTGGACGACTTCCCCGCCTGCTGAAAATTCGGCGAGATTTAACCCAGCGCTTTAGCGAGCTTCAACCCGATGTTTTCGTCGGCATTGATGCACCTGATTTCAATATCACGCTAGAGGGCAACCTCAAAAAGCGCGGTATTAATACCATTCACTACGTCAGCCCTTCCGTATGGGCATGGCGTCAAAAACGCGTTTTCAAAATAGGTAAAGCGACCAATCTGGTGCTAGCTTTCTTGCCTTTTGAAAAAGCGTTTTACGATCGTTTCAATGTACCTTGTCGCTTTATCGGTCATACGATGGCCGATGCTATGCCGTTGCATCCCGATAAGCTGGCTGCACGTGCGACGCTGGGTATTGCGCCCGATGTGCCTTGTCTGGCGCTGCTGCCGGGCAGTCGCGGTGCAGAAGTTGAAATGCTTAGCGAAGATTTTCTCAATACGGCAGTGTTACTACGACAGCATTTTCCGGATCTGGAAATCGTGGTTCCGCTGGTCAACAGCAAGCGCCGTGAACAGTTCGAGCGGATAAAAAGTAGCGTGGCGCCCGATGTACACGTACATCTGCTGGATGGGCAAGCGCGAGAAGCCATGATTGCCAGTGATGCCGCTTTGTTGGCATCGGGTACGGCAGCGCTGGAGTGCATGCTGGCTAAATGTCCGATGGTTGTAGGGTATCGCATGAAGCCCTTTACCTTCTGGCTGGCGCAGCGCCTGGTCAAAACGCCGTGGGTGTCTCTGCCGAATTTACTGGCGGGACGTGAACTGGTGGCCGAACAGCTACAGACTGACTGTACGCCGGACAAGCTGGCTGCTGCGCTGCTGCCGCTGTTTGCCAATACGGAAAAAATGGCTGAGTTACGCGCGACGTTTGTGGATTTGCACCAGCAGATCCGCTGTAACGCCGATGAGCAAGCGGCTCAGGCGGTATTGGAATTAGTGAAGCCGTGTTAA
- the lpxA gene encoding acyl-ACP--UDP-N-acetylglucosamine O-acyltransferase, with protein MIDQTAFIHPSSIVEDGAIIGAGVHIGPFCYIGSQVEIGAGTVLKSHVVVNGVTKIGRDNEIYQFTSIGEVNQDLKYAGEPTRVEIGDRNRIRESVTIHRGTTQGGGLTKVGSDNLLMINTHIAHDCVVGNRCILANNATLGGHVSVDDFAIIGGMTAVHQFCIIGAHVMVGGCSGVAQDVPPYVIAQGNHATPFGLNIEGLKRRGFEKDTLHAIRNAYKLLYRSGRTLDEVKPEIEALAAEHPAVQAFTDFFARSTRGIIR; from the coding sequence GTGATTGATCAAACCGCCTTTATTCACCCTAGTTCGATTGTTGAAGACGGTGCCATTATTGGTGCTGGCGTTCATATTGGCCCGTTCTGCTATATCGGTTCTCAGGTTGAGATCGGTGCGGGGACGGTGCTGAAATCACATGTCGTCGTCAATGGCGTCACTAAAATTGGTCGCGACAACGAAATTTATCAGTTCACGTCAATTGGTGAAGTGAACCAGGATCTCAAATATGCCGGGGAACCGACCCGTGTTGAGATCGGCGATCGTAACCGCATCCGTGAAAGCGTCACGATTCATCGTGGCACGACACAGGGCGGCGGGTTGACTAAAGTCGGTAGCGATAACCTGTTGATGATCAACACGCATATCGCACATGACTGCGTAGTGGGCAATCGTTGTATTCTGGCGAATAACGCGACGCTGGGTGGCCACGTTTCCGTCGATGATTTTGCGATTATCGGTGGGATGACGGCTGTGCACCAGTTCTGCATCATCGGTGCCCACGTCATGGTTGGCGGATGTTCCGGTGTGGCACAAGACGTGCCGCCGTATGTGATCGCGCAGGGTAACCACGCCACGCCGTTTGGCCTGAATATTGAAGGTCTGAAACGTCGTGGATTCGAAAAAGACACCCTGCACGCGATTCGTAACGCGTACAAGCTCCTCTACCGCAGCGGTAGAACACTGGACGAAGTGAAACCGGAAATTGAAGCGCTGGCGGCTGAACACCCGGCTGTGCAGGCGTTTACCGATTTCTTTGCCCGTTCGACTCGCGGCATCATTCGTTAA
- the fabZ gene encoding 3-hydroxyacyl-ACP dehydratase FabZ, with the protein MTTDTHTLHIEEILELLPHRFPFLLVDRVLDFEEGKFLRAVKNVSFNEPFFQGHFPGKPIFPGVLILEAMAQATGILAFKSVGKLEPGELYYFAAVDEARFKRPVQPGDQMILEVEFIKERRGVARFKGVAKVDGEVACEASMMCARRRES; encoded by the coding sequence TTGACTACTGACACTCATACTCTGCATATTGAAGAGATTTTAGAATTATTACCGCACCGTTTCCCGTTTTTGCTGGTTGATCGGGTACTGGATTTTGAAGAAGGGAAGTTTCTGCGGGCGGTAAAAAACGTCTCTTTCAACGAACCCTTCTTCCAGGGCCATTTCCCGGGCAAACCGATTTTTCCCGGCGTGCTGATTCTGGAAGCCATGGCTCAGGCCACTGGTATTCTTGCGTTTAAAAGCGTAGGTAAACTGGAGCCGGGTGAGCTGTACTATTTCGCCGCTGTAGACGAAGCGCGCTTTAAGCGCCCCGTGCAGCCTGGCGATCAAATGATCCTTGAAGTTGAATTCATCAAAGAGCGTCGCGGCGTTGCGCGCTTTAAAGGTGTTGCCAAAGTTGATGGCGAAGTGGCCTGTGAAGCGTCAATGATGTGTGCTCGACGTCGGGAGTCCTGA
- the lpxD gene encoding UDP-3-O-(3-hydroxymyristoyl)glucosamine N-acyltransferase, giving the protein MYSIRLDALAQQLDAQLHGDGDIVITGVASMHSAKTGQITFLSDSRYREQLAGTQASAVVLTEADLPYCQVAALVVKNPYLTYARMAQLLDTTPQPATDIAPSAVIAPDATLGQNVSIGANAVIESGAQLGDCVVIGPGCFIGKDARIGAGTRLWANVTIYHRVELGEHCLIQSGTVIGSDGFGYANDRGNWVKIPQLGTVRIGDRVEIGASTTIDRGALDDTVIGNGVIIDNQCQIAHNVVIGDNTAVAGGVIMAGSLKIGRYCMIGGASVINGHMEICDKVTVTGMGMVMRPITEPGVYSSGIPLQPNKVWRKTAALVMNIDEISKRLKAVERKVDNV; this is encoded by the coding sequence ATGTATTCAATTCGACTGGACGCGTTAGCTCAACAGTTGGATGCACAATTACACGGTGATGGCGATATCGTCATCACCGGTGTTGCTTCTATGCATTCAGCAAAAACTGGGCAAATTACGTTTCTTTCCGACAGTCGTTACCGTGAGCAACTGGCCGGGACGCAAGCGTCAGCGGTCGTGCTGACGGAAGCGGATTTACCTTACTGTCAGGTTGCGGCGCTGGTAGTGAAGAATCCCTATCTTACCTATGCGCGTATGGCGCAACTGCTCGATACGACACCGCAACCAGCAACCGATATTGCGCCGAGTGCGGTTATTGCTCCAGACGCGACGCTGGGCCAGAACGTGTCCATTGGTGCAAATGCCGTCATCGAATCTGGCGCACAGCTGGGTGACTGTGTTGTCATTGGCCCTGGCTGTTTTATCGGCAAAGATGCCCGCATTGGTGCCGGTACGCGTTTATGGGCAAATGTAACGATTTATCACCGCGTTGAGCTGGGTGAGCATTGCCTGATCCAGTCGGGAACCGTGATCGGTTCTGACGGCTTTGGCTATGCCAACGATCGCGGCAACTGGGTGAAGATTCCACAGTTGGGCACGGTCAGAATTGGCGATCGGGTTGAGATCGGTGCGAGCACAACCATCGATCGTGGTGCGTTGGATGATACGGTCATTGGTAATGGTGTTATCATTGATAACCAATGTCAGATTGCGCACAACGTTGTGATTGGCGACAATACCGCGGTAGCGGGTGGCGTCATTATGGCGGGGAGCTTGAAAATTGGTCGTTATTGCATGATCGGCGGTGCCAGCGTGATTAACGGGCACATGGAGATCTGCGATAAAGTGACGGTAACGGGAATGGGGATGGTCATGCGACCAATCACAGAACCTGGGGTATACTCTTCGGGCATTCCTTTGCAACCCAACAAAGTGTGGCGCAAAACTGCAGCGCTGGTGATGAATATTGATGAGATAAGCAAACGGTTGAAAGCCGTTGAACGAAAAGTCGATAACGTTTAA
- the skp gene encoding molecular chaperone Skp, producing MKKWLCAAGLGLALAASASVQAADKIAVVNVSSIFQQLPQRETVGKQLENEFKGRASELQTMENALQTKMQKLQRDGSTMKASDRSKMEKDVMAQREQFSTKAQAFEQDNRRRQTEERNKILSRIQDAVKAVATKEGYDVVIDANAVAYVANAKDITADVLKQVK from the coding sequence GTGAAAAAGTGGTTATGTGCCGCAGGCCTCGGTTTAGCATTGGCTGCTTCAGCCAGCGTTCAGGCTGCCGACAAGATTGCCGTTGTTAACGTTTCCAGCATTTTCCAACAGCTGCCGCAGCGTGAAACCGTTGGCAAACAGCTGGAAAACGAGTTCAAAGGCCGTGCTTCTGAACTGCAAACGATGGAAAACGCCTTACAGACCAAGATGCAGAAGTTGCAGCGTGATGGTTCTACCATGAAAGCGAGCGATCGCAGCAAAATGGAAAAAGACGTCATGGCGCAGCGCGAGCAGTTCTCGACTAAAGCGCAGGCTTTTGAGCAGGACAACCGTCGCCGTCAGACTGAAGAACGTAACAAAATCCTGAGCCGTATTCAGGATGCGGTGAAAGCCGTTGCAACCAAAGAAGGTTATGATGTTGTGATTGACGCTAACGCTGTTGCGTATGTCGCCAATGCGAAAGACATTACTGCCGATGTGCTGAAACAGGTTAAATAA